A genome region from Anastrepha obliqua isolate idAnaObli1 chromosome 4, idAnaObli1_1.0, whole genome shotgun sequence includes the following:
- the LOC129244979 gene encoding histone H1-like isoform X2 has product MNRVDTFVENWPEIGALMPTSPRDTPIVRHRHISVRAFKRRPVPSSTMVTSAIKTLMRNPRAGVSFTAIKKYIVQNYCDTILNVNSRFRFVKRYIKSSLEKGELIRTKGVGVAGSFRLPYKQHKQHKKQKKIMKKKKKQSKTKKVKALRKKVQQKLKEMSLNGQRSHPKIKSNVGDGEDGENGDGKNDADHGLITIIKAAKKSSELFS; this is encoded by the exons ATG AATCGAGTCGACACATTCGTTGAAAATTGGCCTGAAATTGGTGCACTGATGCCTACGTCACCGCGTGACACGCCCATAGTTCGCCATAGACATATCTCCGTGAGAGCTTTCAAACGACGTCCGGTACCATCAAGCACTATGGTGACGTCAGCAATTAAAACGCTAATGCGCAATCCGCGAGCTGGTGTCTCCTTTACTGCAATCAAGAAATATATTGTCCAAAACTATTGTGACAccattttaaatgtaaatagTCGTTTTCGCTTTGTTAAGCGATATATTAAAAGCTCGCTGGAGAAAGGCGAACTCATACGTACCAAGGGTGTTGGAGTTGCAGGTTCATTTCGTTTACCGTACAAGCAACACAAGCAGCATAAGAAGCAGAAAAAGatcatgaagaagaagaagaagcaatcTAAGACAAAGAAGGTTAAAGCTTTACGAAAGAAAGTACAGCAAAAATTGAAAGAGATGAGCTTAAATGGTCAGAGGTCCCATCCTAAGATAAAGAGTAATGTTGGTGATGGTGAGGACGGTGAGAATGGTGATGGCAAAAACGATGCCGATCATGGTTTGATAACCATTATCAAGGCCGCGAAAAAATCGAGTGAACTGTTCTCATAA
- the LOC129244979 gene encoding histone H1-like isoform X1, with protein sequence MVRSSFQNRVDTFVENWPEIGALMPTSPRDTPIVRHRHISVRAFKRRPVPSSTMVTSAIKTLMRNPRAGVSFTAIKKYIVQNYCDTILNVNSRFRFVKRYIKSSLEKGELIRTKGVGVAGSFRLPYKQHKQHKKQKKIMKKKKKQSKTKKVKALRKKVQQKLKEMSLNGQRSHPKIKSNVGDGEDGENGDGKNDADHGLITIIKAAKKSSELFS encoded by the exons ATGGTGCGTTCATCATTCCAG AATCGAGTCGACACATTCGTTGAAAATTGGCCTGAAATTGGTGCACTGATGCCTACGTCACCGCGTGACACGCCCATAGTTCGCCATAGACATATCTCCGTGAGAGCTTTCAAACGACGTCCGGTACCATCAAGCACTATGGTGACGTCAGCAATTAAAACGCTAATGCGCAATCCGCGAGCTGGTGTCTCCTTTACTGCAATCAAGAAATATATTGTCCAAAACTATTGTGACAccattttaaatgtaaatagTCGTTTTCGCTTTGTTAAGCGATATATTAAAAGCTCGCTGGAGAAAGGCGAACTCATACGTACCAAGGGTGTTGGAGTTGCAGGTTCATTTCGTTTACCGTACAAGCAACACAAGCAGCATAAGAAGCAGAAAAAGatcatgaagaagaagaagaagcaatcTAAGACAAAGAAGGTTAAAGCTTTACGAAAGAAAGTACAGCAAAAATTGAAAGAGATGAGCTTAAATGGTCAGAGGTCCCATCCTAAGATAAAGAGTAATGTTGGTGATGGTGAGGACGGTGAGAATGGTGATGGCAAAAACGATGCCGATCATGGTTTGATAACCATTATCAAGGCCGCGAAAAAATCGAGTGAACTGTTCTCATAA
- the LOC129244147 gene encoding uncharacterized protein LOC129244147, with product MSQVELKAAPVKPKRKFAKDLKKKEKEERHSKSDWKSHLFTDTCVQVTAWLLLTVGLCIIASTIYVGVLIQAKNNVVYHNDISTTEYEYLTESSTANNEAVKTTIMLNQSVRSVCAETADEELNEGCNEYKCKVTCMQANQVYETLYKACVATLCPAIDVLLIKEQTFPSGLLRNDWIDFQRPVSELVISNSSITLIKSGAFNTPLFTYTNMLSLSDLQLKRVGSGALLGLLSLRYLIIDTPIKELNRAFFQPVQSTLLHLRMNCGLHVLPGQPIFGGSTLAKLEYADLSNNVFTGPLTRQMFRATPNLRYLHLSNSQISAINSDAFEDLKDVLKVLDLSENLLTTISINTIGPLLVGPGRTLVSLAFNRWNCVCQLQEFAEAYRMFRKQFLGTIYCHSPFHRNGETLNKLNFEDDVCTTTATNNGRETTALALTTTTYATSAPPSNSSRVPSLQVGSSTESNSNSISGSTSRSSVEDSASVIQMHCLHISTTNAAGEHGSTRRIKRSIEIEVLSTESTVSLEKTTKSGEESVESEESNTIKTNPYTWPTAGPVTRKSDNTTSSDGFTTIETKSTTHPGQIIPSISMTYYKFEIPSYTFELTLMANKSVKVLINNYNSEKTVNILWFSRQNETNLEKKEGPAQNIDYHCEVYAQPYLIANDLDENCTYTFCMLPVPATLQYTISPFNCLPMYVPPSKDANESIWISEDEKQFTISMLCLIFTLSIVVGGIIAYFGIRTYPELLEGSKNVLVVKRSESESGYLKSMGSIKKKPLSRRSTKKLTASLPETPPTSLPPPPPFSVSTYNLERFSSIKSSSTYFENSFAPPPFSVIDDQYELPKPYHYTCDEERCVPNTYAMSPCSPPPLPKRNPSVTSSMVASRTSKID from the exons ATGTCACAAGTAGAATTGAAGGCTGCACCTGTCAAACCAAAAAGGAAGTTCGCAAAGGATTTGAAAAAGAaggaaaaggaagagagacacTCTAAAAG CGACTGGAAATCACATTTGTTCACCGATACTTGCGTCCAAGTGACCGCCTGGTTATTGCTCACCGTGGGTTTGTGCATAATTGCGAGCACTATTTATGTGGGAGTTCTAatacaagcaaaaaataatgtAGTCTATCACAATGACATTAGTACAACTGAATATGAGTACTTAACTGAGAGCAGTACTGCGAATAACGAGGCAGTAAAAACGACAATCATGCTAAATCAGAGCGTCAG ATCTGTCTGTGCAGAAACTGCGGACGAAGAATTAAATGAGGGATGCAATGAATATAAATGCAAAGTCACTTGTATGCAGGCAAATCAGGTGTATGAAACACTCTACAAAGCCTGTGtg GCTACCCTCTGCCCTGCGATCGATGTATTGTTGATCAAAGAGCAAACATTTCCAAGTGGTTTGTTGCGCAATGACTGGATCGACTTCCAACGGCCCGTTTCTGAGTTGGTGATTAGTAACAGTAGTATTACACTCATCAAAAGCGGTGCCTTCAATACGCCgctatttacatatacaaatatgttgTCTCTGAGTGATTTACAATTGAAAAGAGTCGGCAGTGGAGCGCTACTTGGGTTGCTATCACTGCGTTATTTAATAATTGACACACCAATTAAAGAACTAAATCGCGCCTTCTTCCAGCCAGTTCAATCGACTCTACTACATCTACGCATGAACTGCGGCTTGCATGTCTTACCAGGACAACCGATATTCGGTGGGAGTACTTTGGCCAAACTGGAATATGCCGATCTGAGCAATAACGTATTTACTGGTCCCTTGACCCGGCAAATGTTTCGGGCCACTCCCAATTTGCGTTATCTGCATTTGTCCAATTCACAAATCAGTGCCATTAACAGTGATGCATTTGAAGATCTTAAAGACGTTCTGAAAGTGCTCGATTTGTCTGAAAACTTACTTACCACTATATCGATCAATACGATAGGACCACTTCTGGTGGGACCAGGACGCACGCTCGTTAGCTTAGCGTTCAACAGATGGAATTGTGTGTGCCAATTGCAGGAGTTCGCTGAGGCTTATCGGATGTTTCGTAAGCAGTTTTTAGGCACCATATATTGCCATTCACCATTTCACCGCAATGGTGAGACCTTGAATAAACTTAATTTTGAAGATGATGTTTGTACTACAACAGCGACAAACAATGGGAGAGAAACAACAGCGCTTGCACTTACCACAACCACATACGCTACATCTGCACCACCAAGCAATAGCAGCCGAGTGCCGTCGTTACAAGTTGGCTCTAGTACTGAATCCAATTCTAATTCTATTTCTGGCTCCACTAGTCGTTCGAGTGTTGAGGACTCAGCAAGTGTCATTCAAATGCATTGCTTGCATATATCGACCACGAATGCAGCGGGCGAACATGGATCAACTAGAAGAATTAAACGTTCAATTGAAATAGAAGTTCTTTCGACGGAATCTACTGTCTCCCTagagaaaacaacaaaatcggGAGAGGAAAGTGTAGAAAGTGAAGAAAGTAATACAATCAAAACCAATCCGTATACTTGGCCAACAGCGGGGCCTGTTACTAGAAAGTCTGACAATACTACTTCGAGTGATGGCTTCACCACTATCGAGACGAAGTCCACGACTCATCCGGGTCAAATCATCCCTTCCATATCCATGACTTACTATAAATTTGAGATACCATCATATACGTTCGAGTTGACTTTGATGGCTAATAAATCTGTGAAAGTGTTGATAAACAATTACAACAGCGaaaaaactgtaaatattttatggtttaGTCGACAGAATGAGACAAATTTGGAAAAGAAGGAAGGTCCTGCTCAAAATATCGATTATCATTGTGAAGTGTATGCACAGCCATATTTGATTGCAAATGATCTCGATGAAAATTGCACTTACACGTTTTGTATGCTGCCAGTACCAGCAACACTACAATACACCATCTCACCATTTAATTGTCTTCCTATGTATGTGCCACCATCTAAAGATGCCAACGAAAGCATATGGATTTCCGAGGATGAGAAGCAATTCACGATCAGCATGTTGTGTTTGATTTTCACTCTGTCGATTGTCGTTGGTGGAATTATTGCTTACTTTGGTATCAGAACATACCCAGAATTGTTGGAAGGTTCGAAAAATGTGTTGGTGGTGAAGCGTTCCGAGTCAGAATCAGGTTACTTGAAAAGTATGGGTTCTATTAAAAAGAAACCACTCAGCAGGAGATCTACAAAGAA GCTTACAGCTTCTCTACCGGAGACTCCACCTACATCTCTGCCACCACCGCCACCCTTCAGTGTATCCACATATAATTTGGAGCGTTTTTCAAGCATCAAGTCATCATctacatattttgaaaactcCTTTGCCCCACCACCATTTTCCGTTATCGACGACCAATATGAATTGCCTAAGCCATATCATTACACTTGCGATGAGGAACGTTGCGTACCCAACACCTATGCAATGAGTCCCTGTTCGCCACCGCCGCTGCCCAAACGAAATCCTAGCGTTACGTCGTCGATGGTCGCAAGCCGTACCtcaaaaatcgattaa